Proteins encoded together in one Fibrobacter sp. UWP2 window:
- the rpsR gene encoding 30S ribosomal protein S18, translating to MAFEDKKQAPRIRRKKTCWFTENNVKFIDYKDEKTLRRFISERGKIIPRRISGTSAKYQRMLNEAIKRARQMAILPFVSDSMR from the coding sequence ATGGCTTTTGAAGACAAGAAACAGGCTCCGCGTATTCGCCGCAAGAAGACTTGCTGGTTCACGGAAAACAATGTCAAGTTCATTGACTACAAGGACGAGAAGACTCTCCGTCGCTTTATCTCTGAACGCGGCAAGATCATTCCGCGCCGTATCTCCGGCACGAGCGCCAAGTATCAGCGTATGCTGAACGAGGCCATCAAGCGTGCTCGTCAGATGGCTATTCTCCCGTTCGTTTCGGACAGCATGCGCTAA
- a CDS encoding MlaD family protein, which produces MKISDRALGYLSFLALICIIAGVSYGMYRAHHEVTPIALVDFDELGTLQPEDVVVVRGYKVGTIGSVTWLGDRARVQIKFDEPLVIREGTQFHNINYALMGQRRLEIIPSKTGKVLPEDFVHTGYFEPGIAEALRYMESVNEQITYVREAVMLIANGDSTHESAKEKYENIMAAVEGILENADKNISRLQPKIKQVLTQINDASNTLIDVTHQADTAVKTAAETVNEKLAQADSIVKILSEGTAKASQTIAEIESNPTLSKLMNSNEAVEKIEDFIKKVNTLVAAIDTKGIKIYDENGNQVKLVTWKNINLIGDKARDKAKERAEKGESLPGSEPE; this is translated from the coding sequence ATGAAAATATCGGACCGGGCCTTGGGCTATTTATCGTTTTTGGCGCTCATTTGCATAATTGCGGGCGTCTCTTACGGCATGTACCGGGCCCACCACGAGGTCACCCCCATAGCCCTGGTCGACTTTGACGAACTCGGCACCCTGCAGCCCGAGGACGTGGTCGTGGTCCGCGGCTACAAGGTCGGCACCATCGGTTCCGTCACCTGGCTCGGCGACCGCGCCCGCGTGCAAATCAAGTTCGACGAACCGCTCGTCATCCGCGAGGGCACGCAGTTTCACAACATCAACTACGCCCTCATGGGGCAGCGACGCCTTGAGATCATCCCCTCAAAAACCGGTAAAGTCCTCCCCGAGGACTTTGTCCATACCGGATATTTCGAGCCGGGAATCGCCGAGGCCCTCCGCTACATGGAGTCCGTCAACGAGCAAATCACCTACGTGCGCGAGGCCGTGATGCTCATCGCAAACGGGGACTCCACGCACGAGTCCGCCAAGGAGAAGTACGAGAACATCATGGCGGCAGTCGAGGGCATCCTCGAGAACGCCGACAAGAACATTAGCCGCCTTCAGCCCAAAATCAAGCAGGTCCTTACGCAGATCAACGACGCGAGCAACACGCTCATCGACGTGACGCACCAGGCCGACACCGCCGTCAAGACCGCGGCAGAAACCGTCAACGAGAAGCTCGCCCAGGCCGACAGCATCGTCAAGATCCTCTCGGAGGGCACCGCCAAGGCAAGCCAGACCATCGCCGAAATTGAGAGCAACCCGACCCTGAGCAAGCTCATGAACTCCAACGAGGCCGTCGAGAAGATCGAGGACTTCATCAAGAAGGTGAACACCCTGGTGGCGGCCATCGATACCAAGGGAATCAAGATTTACGACGAGAACGGGAACCAAGTCAAACTCGTCACCTGGAAGAACATCAACCTGATTGGCGACAAGGCCCGCGACAAGGCGAAGGAACGCGCCGAGAAGGGTGAAAGCCTACCTGGCTCGGAACCCGAGTAA
- a CDS encoding efflux RND transporter permease subunit has product MSVANLSVRRPVLMTVMALVILLLGFFGATNLGVREYPNVDYPLIQVRTSYPGANAAVVEAEVTEILEASINSASGIKALTSTSRDGFSFINIEFETGMDLEAAANEIRDRVSRVRRRLPDDVDEPTVYKSDSDNDPILMVSLVSDKLDPMEVSEIANNFVKERLQTINGVSEVAIWGEKRPTVRLWIDPVRLQALGVSGAEMSAALKRGNLELPSGSIEGSETTLSIRTLGRILDPSAFADIAVKTAADGTVIRISDVADIHYEPKDTRTGFRRNGKNSITLALMAQPGSNHVEIANEFYKRVEDIRREIPEGVEVLYGRDTSINIRASIKEVVETIFIAFLLVIAIIFAFLRQGRTTLIPMVVVPVSVTGSFFVLYLCGFSINVLTLLAMVLAIGLVVDDAIVIVENIYHKIESGMSSKQAAIAGTNEIFFAVIATSVVLMAVFVPVLALGGTTGLLFREFVAVMIGTVFLSTLCALTLSPMLCSKFLKNQKKGAFFRLTEPFFDGLNRIYSVLLGAFLKFRLLLFPVVAGLLLTAYFCFNNMSSEMAPTEDSNAVMVNLNMPEGVTLSRTKRMADAFAEEVIALMDSNEYTEIQAGAWNAGNSRMRIFLNDDKDARRPQSEIARSIQVLGNEYPDLRVMVFEPQSISTQRGGLPVQFVLQAPNIEILRTLVPKFEEAAGKSPIFSVVNTNLRFTKPELHIEILRDKANEEGVSVNDIAQAVQLAISDQTYGEFYKDGRQYDIIGAVGYEYRSTPENISMLTVKNGKGELVSLDNFITYSERSASPSLPRYNRFSAATIQAGLVPGKTIGDGVEEMRRIAKDLLKDYPNVSTTLSGSSKEFEESSSGLYIVFLLALALVFLVLAGQFESFRAPFVIFFTVPLALAGALVCLFVTGQTLNIFSEIALILLIALVTKNGILIVEFANQIAASRGCSKLEAARMAAERRFRPILMTSLSTVLGAVPLIVTGTPSRVAMGIAIAGGLTFATFMTLFIVPAAYSFFAGKVEVTTNDASKMA; this is encoded by the coding sequence ATGAGTGTTGCGAACCTTTCTGTCCGCCGCCCGGTGCTCATGACCGTGATGGCGCTCGTCATTCTGCTGCTCGGTTTTTTCGGGGCAACGAATCTTGGCGTGCGCGAATACCCCAACGTAGATTACCCGCTTATCCAGGTGCGTACCTCGTACCCCGGCGCTAACGCCGCCGTGGTGGAGGCCGAAGTCACCGAAATTTTGGAAGCGTCCATCAACAGCGCTTCGGGAATCAAGGCGCTCACCTCCACGAGCCGTGACGGGTTCTCGTTCATCAACATCGAATTCGAGACGGGCATGGATCTGGAGGCTGCGGCAAACGAAATCCGTGACCGCGTGAGCCGTGTGCGCCGCAGGCTCCCCGACGATGTCGATGAGCCGACGGTCTACAAGTCTGATAGCGATAACGACCCGATTTTGATGGTGAGCCTCGTGAGCGACAAGCTCGACCCGATGGAAGTTTCGGAAATCGCGAACAACTTTGTAAAGGAGCGCCTTCAGACCATCAACGGTGTGTCGGAAGTCGCCATCTGGGGCGAGAAGCGCCCGACGGTGCGCCTGTGGATTGACCCGGTGCGCCTGCAGGCACTTGGCGTTTCGGGTGCCGAGATGTCGGCGGCGCTCAAGCGCGGCAACCTGGAACTGCCCTCCGGTTCTATCGAGGGCAGCGAGACGACACTTTCCATCCGCACACTGGGCCGCATTCTCGACCCTAGTGCGTTTGCGGACATCGCTGTAAAGACCGCCGCCGACGGTACCGTCATCCGCATCTCGGACGTGGCGGATATCCATTACGAACCGAAAGATACGCGTACCGGGTTCCGCCGTAACGGCAAGAACTCCATCACACTTGCCCTGATGGCGCAACCGGGTAGTAACCATGTGGAAATCGCCAACGAGTTCTATAAACGCGTAGAGGATATTCGCCGTGAAATCCCCGAAGGCGTCGAAGTCCTTTACGGCCGCGACACCTCCATCAATATTCGAGCTTCCATCAAGGAAGTGGTGGAGACCATCTTTATCGCGTTCTTGCTTGTGATTGCGATTATCTTTGCGTTTCTCCGCCAAGGGCGTACGACGCTTATCCCCATGGTGGTGGTGCCGGTTTCTGTTACGGGTAGCTTTTTTGTGCTTTACTTGTGCGGGTTCAGTATCAACGTGCTCACGCTACTTGCGATGGTCCTTGCGATTGGCCTTGTGGTCGACGACGCCATCGTGATTGTTGAGAACATTTATCACAAGATTGAATCCGGCATGAGTTCCAAGCAGGCGGCCATCGCAGGCACCAACGAAATCTTTTTTGCGGTGATTGCGACTTCGGTCGTATTGATGGCGGTCTTTGTTCCGGTGCTTGCGCTTGGCGGGACTACTGGGCTCTTGTTCCGCGAGTTCGTCGCAGTGATGATCGGTACCGTGTTCCTCTCGACACTCTGCGCCCTCACTCTTTCTCCGATGCTTTGCTCCAAGTTTTTGAAAAACCAAAAGAAGGGCGCGTTCTTCAGGCTCACGGAACCCTTCTTCGATGGGCTTAATCGCATCTACTCGGTGCTGCTGGGCGCATTCCTCAAGTTCCGCTTGCTGCTGTTCCCGGTGGTGGCGGGGCTCCTTTTGACAGCCTATTTCTGCTTCAACAACATGAGCAGCGAAATGGCCCCGACGGAAGACTCCAATGCGGTCATGGTGAACCTGAACATGCCCGAAGGCGTGACGCTCTCGCGCACCAAGCGCATGGCCGATGCCTTTGCCGAAGAAGTTATCGCGCTCATGGATTCTAACGAGTACACCGAAATCCAGGCGGGCGCGTGGAATGCGGGCAACTCCAGAATGCGCATATTCCTGAACGACGACAAGGATGCACGCCGCCCGCAGAGCGAAATTGCCCGCAGTATTCAGGTGCTTGGCAACGAATATCCCGATTTGCGCGTAATGGTTTTTGAACCGCAGAGCATCAGCACGCAGCGCGGCGGCCTCCCGGTGCAGTTCGTGTTGCAGGCGCCGAATATCGAGATTCTCCGCACGCTCGTGCCCAAGTTCGAGGAGGCAGCGGGCAAAAGCCCCATCTTTAGCGTCGTGAACACGAACCTGCGTTTTACCAAGCCGGAACTCCACATCGAGATTCTCCGCGACAAGGCCAACGAGGAAGGCGTCTCGGTGAACGACATCGCCCAGGCGGTGCAGCTTGCCATTAGCGACCAGACTTACGGGGAGTTCTACAAGGACGGCCGCCAGTACGACATCATTGGTGCGGTAGGCTACGAGTATCGCAGTACGCCCGAGAATATTTCCATGCTCACGGTGAAAAACGGCAAGGGCGAGCTAGTGAGTCTCGACAACTTCATCACCTATTCCGAAAGGTCCGCGTCGCCGTCGCTCCCGCGATACAACCGTTTCAGTGCGGCCACCATCCAGGCGGGGCTTGTGCCCGGCAAAACGATTGGCGACGGTGTCGAGGAAATGCGCCGCATCGCGAAGGACCTCCTGAAGGACTACCCGAACGTGAGCACCACCTTGAGTGGCTCCTCTAAGGAATTCGAAGAGAGCTCGAGCGGACTCTACATCGTGTTCCTGCTTGCGCTTGCGCTTGTGTTCCTGGTACTTGCAGGGCAGTTCGAAAGTTTCCGTGCACCCTTTGTGATATTTTTTACGGTTCCGCTTGCCTTGGCAGGGGCTCTCGTTTGTCTGTTCGTTACCGGCCAGACTCTCAACATCTTCAGCGAGATTGCGCTCATATTGCTTATCGCGCTCGTGACAAAGAACGGCATCCTGATTGTGGAATTTGCAAACCAGATTGCGGCGAGCCGGGGCTGTAGCAAGCTCGAGGCGGCTCGGATGGCGGCGGAACGCCGTTTCCGCCCAATTTTAATGACGAGCCTTTCGACAGTGTTGGGCGCGGTGCCGCTGATTGTCACCGGCACCCCGAGCCGCGTCGCCATGGGCATTGCCATTGCAGGCGGTCTTACGTTCGCGACGTTCATGACGCTCTTCATTGTGCCTGCCGCCTACAGCTTCTTTGCCGGCAAGGTCGAGGTAACGACAAACGACGCCTCCAAAATGGCGTAA
- a CDS encoding septum formation initiator family protein, with translation MHKKIYIVIIAILFLLASMVANLIFGQSSLPRQQKVKDEIAQYQAQIESLQAVIEGHKQEIDRLQNDSLYKEKILRTRYGMSKDGEKVYQMVK, from the coding sequence ATGCACAAGAAAATCTACATCGTCATCATAGCGATACTGTTCTTGCTCGCCAGTATGGTAGCGAACCTCATCTTCGGGCAAAGCAGCCTCCCCCGCCAGCAGAAAGTCAAAGACGAAATCGCCCAATACCAGGCGCAAATCGAATCCCTGCAGGCCGTCATCGAGGGCCACAAGCAAGAAATCGATCGCCTTCAAAACGACTCCCTGTACAAGGAAAAAATCCTGCGCACACGCTACGGCATGAGCAAGGATGGCGAAAAAGTCTACCAAATGGTCAAATAA
- a CDS encoding DNA-processing protein DprA, with the protein MKDRKYTTVATENYPLLLGSSRYKPRQLFAVGTLPASTCVGIAMVGTRRPGASAQELCRRLVRSLKGTQAVVVSGLAQGIDSYCHEAALEEGLPTIAVLAQGLDAPIEGSRGLLAKRIVEAGGALVSEYEGDFESRKGTFVRRNRLISGLCQATVVVQSKAQGGALITADLCLKEQKTLYAIPGDYDSEVAAGPNSLLDRGLAKPVFTPESLSQVLGLPKQGGLSLEELDATGCHLSPEATVLFKKVNGFRKTFTELQSEFDFNTNALLTILTELEIAGLVHTEDNYQFHFNGAA; encoded by the coding sequence ATGAAAGATAGAAAGTACACAACCGTTGCTACCGAGAACTATCCGCTTTTGCTAGGCTCCTCCCGTTACAAACCAAGGCAGCTCTTTGCCGTAGGTACACTCCCCGCAAGCACGTGCGTCGGCATCGCCATGGTCGGCACGCGCAGGCCGGGCGCCAGTGCGCAGGAACTCTGCCGACGCCTGGTGCGCTCGCTCAAAGGCACGCAAGCCGTTGTGGTGTCGGGACTTGCGCAGGGAATCGACAGCTATTGCCACGAAGCCGCCCTAGAGGAGGGACTCCCGACCATCGCCGTACTCGCCCAGGGCCTGGACGCCCCCATCGAGGGGAGCCGCGGGTTGCTCGCCAAGCGCATCGTCGAGGCGGGCGGAGCCCTCGTGAGCGAGTACGAAGGCGACTTCGAAAGTCGCAAGGGGACGTTCGTAAGGCGGAACCGCCTTATATCGGGGCTTTGCCAGGCGACCGTCGTGGTGCAGAGCAAAGCCCAGGGCGGAGCGCTCATTACCGCCGACCTGTGCCTCAAGGAGCAAAAAACGCTCTACGCCATCCCGGGGGACTACGACAGCGAAGTCGCCGCGGGTCCCAACAGCCTTTTGGATCGGGGGCTCGCCAAGCCCGTTTTTACTCCCGAGAGCCTGAGCCAGGTGCTCGGGCTCCCCAAGCAGGGCGGTTTGAGCCTCGAGGAACTGGACGCCACCGGATGCCACCTGAGCCCCGAGGCGACCGTTTTATTCAAGAAGGTCAACGGTTTCCGCAAAACTTTTACAGAGCTGCAGTCAGAATTTGACTTTAACACGAACGCGCTTTTAACTATATTAACAGAGCTCGAGATTGCGGGACTTGTCCACACCGAAGACAACTACCAATTCCATTTTAACGGAGCGGCATAA
- a CDS encoding DUF5683 domain-containing protein yields the protein MRKFALLPLFVGLVLAQGAFAQPRDLFAEFEEEVAAQEAPASSAVVPASSAVVAPASSSSVAASSSSVAVLSSSVAVSSSSSVEAPASSSAELSSSSIEAPADRGPVAPADSAAADSAVVDSASTADSAVVDYAAQKQAAINAAIEEAKKRDSLAALSTSSVVAEAPSSSSMSRRDLLGPVKVSKVHGIDEMKGKYKSPRKAMFMSLVIPGSGQLYTGGSTFTYVRGGVYLALEAALWGSWYYFSVHKYNDQVDKYKKFAKSHYSIGQYEVKMRNIYKQLADETEESRFENRYMSSREGFCEALYGTANSYGCYVKGQLFQDDKNHLNKFSDQKPLGEEIDALKDVYDVSTIYQQIADDAYVLGWDDVTDEEVVLNLELQTDSPENGTVPLGKSSRQEEYRDMRGKANDYADMQAWFFGGIILNHLISAVDAAFTAHSHNKSLYSEELSWYDRLHFDSYMSFTDGFDVGAQARIGF from the coding sequence ATGCGCAAGTTTGCTCTTTTACCTTTGTTTGTGGGTCTCGTCTTGGCCCAGGGTGCTTTTGCCCAGCCCCGGGACCTCTTTGCTGAATTCGAGGAAGAAGTCGCCGCCCAGGAGGCCCCGGCGAGTTCCGCCGTGGTTCCGGCGTCCAGCGCCGTGGTTGCCCCTGCGAGCTCCTCCAGTGTTGCCGCCAGTTCTTCGAGCGTCGCCGTGTTGAGTAGTTCCGTAGCTGTCAGTTCTTCCAGTTCCGTTGAGGCCCCTGCGAGCAGTTCTGCCGAGCTCTCTTCCAGTTCCATCGAGGCGCCCGCCGACCGCGGCCCGGTCGCTCCGGCAGATTCTGCAGCTGCCGATTCCGCTGTGGTTGATTCGGCATCGACAGCCGATTCGGCGGTCGTAGATTATGCGGCCCAGAAACAAGCCGCTATCAATGCTGCGATTGAAGAGGCCAAAAAGCGCGATTCGCTTGCCGCCCTTTCCACTTCCTCGGTCGTCGCAGAAGCGCCTTCCTCCAGTAGCATGAGCCGTCGCGATTTGCTCGGCCCGGTCAAGGTTTCCAAGGTGCATGGCATCGACGAGATGAAGGGCAAGTACAAGAGCCCGCGCAAGGCGATGTTCATGTCCCTTGTGATTCCGGGCAGCGGGCAGCTCTATACGGGCGGCTCCACGTTCACCTATGTGCGTGGCGGCGTCTATCTGGCATTGGAAGCAGCCCTGTGGGGCAGCTGGTACTACTTCTCGGTACACAAGTACAACGACCAGGTCGACAAGTACAAGAAGTTTGCTAAGAGCCATTACTCCATTGGCCAGTACGAAGTCAAGATGCGCAACATTTACAAGCAGCTCGCCGACGAGACCGAGGAGTCCCGTTTTGAAAACCGCTACATGAGCTCCCGCGAGGGATTCTGCGAGGCCCTCTACGGCACGGCCAACAGCTACGGCTGCTACGTCAAGGGTCAGCTCTTCCAGGACGACAAGAACCACTTGAACAAGTTCAGCGACCAAAAGCCGTTGGGCGAGGAAATTGACGCCCTGAAGGACGTGTATGACGTTTCCACGATTTACCAGCAGATTGCCGACGACGCCTACGTGCTGGGCTGGGACGACGTGACCGACGAGGAAGTGGTATTGAACCTGGAACTGCAGACGGATTCTCCCGAGAATGGGACCGTTCCCCTGGGCAAGTCGAGCCGTCAGGAAGAATACCGCGACATGCGCGGCAAGGCGAACGACTACGCCGACATGCAGGCGTGGTTCTTTGGCGGTATCATCTTGAACCACCTGATTTCTGCCGTGGACGCCGCGTTTACTGCGCATTCCCACAACAAGTCGCTCTATTCCGAGGAGCTCTCGTGGTACGACCGCTTGCATTTTGACAGCTACATGAGCTTTACCGACGGCTTTGACGTGGGTGCTCAGGCACGTATAGGATTCTAG
- the rplI gene encoding 50S ribosomal protein L9 yields MEIILKANVPHLGKMLDVVKVKDGYARNYLFPRKLAVRATKEAKLQIETNRAALEAQFQKELAAAGDVAAKLAQVSVNLERRVVEGERLYGSVTAADIADAITKAGVKVSRAQIDLAEPIKQLGVYTVTVKVFGDVEAQVKVWVVAEK; encoded by the coding sequence ATGGAAATTATTCTTAAGGCCAATGTTCCCCACTTGGGCAAGATGCTCGACGTCGTGAAGGTTAAGGACGGCTATGCCCGTAACTACCTCTTCCCGCGCAAGCTCGCTGTCCGTGCAACCAAAGAAGCCAAGCTTCAGATCGAAACCAACCGCGCTGCTCTCGAAGCTCAGTTCCAGAAGGAACTCGCCGCTGCCGGCGATGTGGCTGCCAAGCTCGCCCAGGTTTCTGTGAACCTCGAACGCCGTGTCGTGGAAGGCGAACGTCTGTACGGTTCTGTGACCGCTGCTGACATCGCTGACGCCATCACGAAGGCCGGTGTCAAGGTTTCCCGTGCTCAGATCGACCTCGCTGAACCCATCAAGCAGCTCGGTGTCTACACCGTGACTGTCAAGGTCTTTGGCGACGTTGAAGCACAGGTCAAGGTTTGGGTTGTTGCCGAGAAGTAG
- the mazG gene encoding nucleoside triphosphate pyrophosphohydrolase: MKYSFNDLVDILARLRAPDGCPWDREQDTRSLLPYLVEESSEFIDAAQDGDKPHMCEELGDVLLQVVFHAQVCKEQGDFDIDDVVQGICEKMIRRHPHVFGDAKVDTAADVSRRWERIKASEKNNLKTAGCSAMDKVSRSMPTLARAQDIIRRAAKVGFNWDRSEPVFEKAQEEFNEFRTEMQAVTPQNKNADRLEDEFGDIMFSLVNVALQCGINANTALQRANSKFEKRFRVVESRVRESGREMRDVGLEGLQKLWKEAKASAR, from the coding sequence ATGAAGTATTCCTTTAATGATTTGGTCGATATACTGGCCCGCTTGCGTGCACCCGATGGCTGCCCCTGGGACCGAGAACAAGATACGCGTTCACTCTTGCCGTACCTGGTAGAAGAGAGTAGTGAGTTTATTGATGCGGCACAGGACGGCGACAAGCCGCACATGTGCGAAGAATTGGGCGACGTGCTACTGCAGGTCGTGTTCCATGCGCAGGTGTGCAAGGAACAGGGCGATTTTGACATCGACGATGTGGTGCAGGGCATTTGCGAAAAAATGATTCGCAGGCACCCGCACGTGTTCGGGGATGCCAAGGTGGATACCGCCGCCGACGTCAGCAGACGCTGGGAACGCATCAAGGCCTCTGAAAAGAACAATCTAAAAACTGCGGGCTGCTCTGCTATGGATAAAGTAAGCAGAAGCATGCCGACGCTCGCCCGGGCCCAAGACATTATCCGCAGGGCAGCCAAGGTCGGCTTCAACTGGGATCGCTCGGAGCCTGTATTTGAGAAGGCTCAAGAAGAATTTAATGAATTTCGCACCGAAATGCAAGCGGTCACCCCGCAAAACAAGAACGCTGACCGCCTCGAGGACGAATTCGGCGACATCATGTTCAGTCTCGTGAACGTGGCACTCCAGTGCGGCATAAACGCGAATACCGCCCTCCAGCGAGCCAACTCCAAGTTCGAAAAGCGCTTCCGCGTGGTGGAGTCGCGCGTCCGAGAATCCGGCCGCGAAATGCGCGACGTGGGGCTCGAGGGCCTCCAAAAGCTCTGGAAAGAGGCTAAGGCTTCCGCTCGATAG
- the rpsF gene encoding 30S ribosomal protein S6, protein MRQYETMVIIDAMISDDAINAEVENIGAMITNGGGEILRRDDWGKRKLAYSINKRQHGYYVIFYYKAEASVVANMEAALKLNENALRWMTLADYPMSEIVYNKDMAQSTEEIIPVDAEEGEAE, encoded by the coding sequence ATGAGACAATACGAAACGATGGTTATCATCGACGCTATGATCTCTGACGACGCCATCAACGCTGAAGTCGAGAACATCGGTGCCATGATCACCAACGGCGGCGGTGAAATTCTCCGTCGCGACGACTGGGGCAAGCGCAAGCTCGCCTATTCCATCAACAAGCGCCAGCACGGCTACTATGTGATTTTCTACTACAAGGCCGAAGCCTCTGTGGTGGCTAACATGGAAGCTGCCCTCAAGCTGAACGAGAACGCCCTCCGCTGGATGACCCTCGCGGATTATCCGATGAGCGAAATCGTCTACAACAAGGACATGGCTCAGTCTACCGAGGAAATCATCCCGGTCGACGCAGAAGAAGGGGAGGCTGAATAA
- a CDS encoding efflux RND transporter periplasmic adaptor subunit gives MKYFLFAFLCACFVVACSGGDEGGSKAPKDGPGGKGPGGRGAREVAVEVYIATLSEQAREYQTMATLVPMNSVALSAATSGRLVKLSAKDGAQVQKGSLLAKIDDSELRAQLKQAESNKALAEQRYNRTKNLFEKDGATKEDLEAAEASLQSAQANTELIKAQIEKTEVRAPFGGKLGFVDVSVGAWLTAGARVAELSEVNRLKAVFALPQRFASAVKVGDAVEVLDQERNFKKDGKVKALDATISESSRTRQIMVEVDNAKGELLAGGFAKVTVPLTQHSVPVMSVPSEALTLDKDGAYVFVVKGGKATVKRVETGLRTPIAVNVTAGLDEGDSVITSGLISLREGSAVRVREIRHSVNYEVE, from the coding sequence ATGAAATACTTTTTATTTGCTTTTTTATGTGCTTGTTTCGTGGTCGCCTGTTCGGGTGGCGATGAAGGCGGCTCCAAGGCTCCCAAGGACGGACCTGGGGGCAAGGGCCCAGGCGGACGCGGCGCTCGCGAAGTCGCCGTTGAAGTTTATATAGCCACGTTGAGCGAACAGGCACGGGAATACCAGACCATGGCGACTTTGGTGCCCATGAACAGTGTCGCCCTCTCAGCGGCTACATCGGGTCGCCTGGTAAAACTTTCGGCGAAGGACGGCGCCCAGGTGCAGAAGGGCTCGCTCCTTGCAAAGATTGACGATTCCGAACTCAGGGCCCAGCTCAAGCAGGCGGAGTCCAACAAGGCGCTGGCGGAACAGCGTTACAACCGCACTAAGAACCTTTTTGAAAAAGATGGCGCCACCAAGGAGGACTTGGAAGCCGCCGAGGCGAGTTTGCAGTCGGCGCAGGCGAACACGGAACTCATCAAGGCGCAAATCGAGAAGACCGAGGTCCGCGCTCCGTTTGGAGGCAAGCTCGGCTTTGTCGACGTTTCTGTGGGCGCATGGCTCACGGCGGGCGCCAGGGTGGCTGAACTCAGCGAAGTGAACCGGCTCAAGGCGGTTTTTGCGTTGCCGCAGCGTTTTGCCTCTGCGGTCAAGGTGGGCGATGCTGTCGAAGTTTTGGACCAGGAACGCAATTTCAAAAAGGATGGCAAGGTCAAGGCGCTCGACGCCACCATCTCGGAGAGCAGTCGTACCCGCCAGATCATGGTCGAGGTCGACAACGCCAAGGGGGAACTTTTGGCAGGTGGCTTCGCCAAGGTGACTGTCCCGCTTACGCAGCACAGTGTTCCCGTCATGAGCGTTCCCTCGGAAGCGCTCACGCTCGACAAGGACGGCGCCTATGTGTTTGTGGTCAAGGGCGGCAAGGCGACGGTCAAGCGTGTCGAGACCGGGCTCAGGACACCCATCGCGGTAAACGTGACCGCAGGCCTTGATGAGGGCGACTCCGTGATCACCTCCGGCCTTATCAGCCTGCGCGAAGGCTCCGCCGTGCGCGTGCGTGAAATCCGCCATAGTGTCAATTATGAGGTGGAGTAA